The Candida dubliniensis CD36 chromosome 2, complete sequence genome contains a region encoding:
- a CDS encoding 5-oxoprolinase, putative (Similar to Rattus norvegicus OPLAH): MSRTKKGIQIAIDRGGTFCDVIAKIPGQPDYVFKLLSVDPQNYKDAPVEGIRRVLEKATGAKIPKGKRLSLESIQSIRMGTTVATNALLERKGAKVLLVTTKGFKDVLLIGNQTRPHIFDLTAKKLGHLYYQVLEIDERVTIAGFSEGGGDNLKVDVESDPELRESVTGDIVRVIKEPDYTKIAADLREVYYQGEIKTIALSLLHAYAYPQHEAKIAEIAKKIGFNVSVSHELQPMLGFVNRTSSTVADAYLSPVINEYVRNFGAGFEGGLEAFGNKLLFMQSNGGLCPWYKFTGLKAILSGPAGGMVGYGETCYDGISKKATIGFDAGGTSTDVSRYAGNLDHIYETVVSEINLQTPQLDISTVAAGGGSMLFWKNGMFVTGPESAGSDPGPVCYRKGGPLTVTDANLFLNRLLPDFFPKIFGPTHDQPLDYELTAEKFRALADEINKDKAEEGIILTPEEVANGFLKVAIESMARPIRNMTEAKGFETASHNLASFGGSGGQFAVSLAKNLGISHVAIHKYSSLLSAHGIQLADIVIEKQSPASFTYSQKNFAAIDNKIKHLIAAARKDCEEQNLLGFKTRWETLLNMRYVGSDTHLLIPVTKGEYDADQKFITRHKNEFGFNLDRKVLVDDVQVLLHVESDDKAKYNPYEDFAKLENKNSYLAPSKIQKNVYFETEGWLESSVYFLPDLQKGSIIKGPSIIIDNTQTILVEPRSKAAILTDHILIEVEQEKKLELSKTTIDPIQLSVFGHRFMSVAEQMGRTLQQTAISTNIKERLDFSCAIFDSNGDLIANAPHIPIHLGSMSYAVKAQIELWKGKLHHGDVLVSNHPKAGGSHLPDITVITPVLDKSNNPLFWTASRGHHADIGSIAVGSMPPNSKTIYDEGAAIITHKLCNKGVFDEEGVIKILVEEPAKHPGGSGTRTLSDNISDLKAQVAANYKGITLLNRMVEEFTFEVIDLYMKGIQSTAEISVRNLLKLAYKKFGGNKLKGVDYLDDGTAIALTVDINPETGSALFDFSESGDEVYGNLNAPRAILYSAVLYVLRCLISTDIPLNNGCLRPIEFSTREGSIVNPSYDAAVVGGNVETTQRIVDVMLKTFQAAAGSQGTCNNFTFGTNDPTKGISFGYYETICGGSGAGPTWDGQSVVQCHTTNTRMTDTELFEKRYPVLVHEYSVRQNSGGRGFHKGGDGVVRDIEFLYPLEVSCLMERRSLAPYGLLGGGEGARGINYWYQKLDNGRYRKKSLGGKCTVKVGAGDRIVIKTPGGGGFGESLPGELNFPIESSRPSVLTGSVGVRKITQQTN; this comes from the coding sequence ATGTCTCGAACTAAAAAGGGAATTCAAATTGCAATTGATAGAGGTGGGACATTTTGTGATGTCATAGCCAAAATTCCTGGTCAACCAGACTATGTATTCAAATTGTTATCCGTTGATCCACAGAATTACAAGGATGCACCTGTAGAAGGAATTCGTCGAGTTTTAGAAAAAGCAACAGGTGCAAAGATACCTAAAGGAAAAAGGCTTAGTTTGGAGTCAATACAAAGCATTAGAATGGGTACCACCGTAGCCACAAATGCATTGTTGGAACGGAAGGGTGCCAAGGTTTTGCTTGTCACTACAAAAGGGTTCAAGGATGTCTTGCTAATTGGTAATCAAACAAGACCtcatatttttgatttgacaGCGAAAAAATTGGGGCACCTCTATTATCAAGTTTTAGAGATTGATGAAAGAGTTACGATTGCTGGGTTTTCAGAAGGTGGAGGTGACAATTTGAAAGTTGATGTTGAGTCTGATCCTGAATTACGAGAAAGTGTTACCGGAGATATTGTCAGAGTTATAAAAGAGCCAGATTATACAAAAATTGCTGCTGATTTGCGAGAAGTATACTACCAGGgtgaaattaaaacaatagcATTATCATTACTCCATGCATATGCCTATCCACAACACGAAGCTAAGATAGCTGAAATTGCAAAGAAAATTGGTTTCAACGTTTCTGTGTCGCATGAGCTTCAACCTATGCTTGGATTTGTCAATAGAACCTCGTCAACTGTCGCAGATGCATATCTTTCTCCGGTAATCAATGAGTATGTCAGGAACTTTGGTGCAGGATTTGAAGGGGGATTAGAGGCATTTGGTAATAAGTTGTTATTTATGCAATCAAATGGTGGTTTATGTCCGTGGTATAAATTTACCGGGTTGAAGGCGATTTTATCTGGTCCAGCCGGTGGTATGGTTGGTTATGGTGAGACCTGTTATGATGGCATTTCAAAAAAGGCAACCATAGGTTTTGATGCCGGAGGTACGTCAACAGATGTCTCAAGATATGCTGGGAATTTGGATCACATTTATGAGACAGTTGTCAGTGAAATAAATTTACAAACACCTCAATTGGATATTTCTACTGTTGCAGCCGGGGGTGGTTCTATGTTGTTTTGGAAAAATGGAATGTTTGTTACTGGTCCTGAATCTGCTGGCTCTGACCCTGGCCCTGTATGTTACAGAAAGGGGGGGCCTTTAACAGTAACAGACGCCAATTTGTTTCTCAATCGGTTATTGCCAGACTTTTTCCCCAAGATTTTTGGTCCAACTCACGATCAGCCTTTAGATTATGAATTGACTGCAGAAAAATTTAGAGCCTTAGCAGACGAGATCAACAAAGATAAAGCAGAAGAAGGGATAATTTTGACACCAGAAGAAGTCGCCAATGGATTTTTAAAAGTGGCCATTGAGTCAATGGCAAGACCGATCAGGAACATGACAGAAGCCAAAGGCTTTGAAACTGCTCTGCATAATTTAGCAAGCTTTGGCGGCTCGGGTGGCCAGTTTGCTGTTTCATTAGCAAAGAATTTGGGAATTTCTCATGTTGCCATCCACAAGTACTCTTCTTTGTTATCTGCGCATGGTATCCAGTTGGCAgatattgttattgaaaaGCAATCGCCAGCGTCTTTTACTTACTCACAGAAGAATTTTGCCGCTATTGACAATAAGATAAAGCACTTGATTGCGGCTGCACGAAAGGATTGTGAAGAACAGAATTTGCTTGGTTTCAAGACCAGATGGGAAACTTTGTTAAATATGAGATATGTTGGATCTGACACCCATTTACTCATCCCTGTTACTAAAGGTGAATATGATGCAGATCAGAAGTTTATTACTCGACACAAGAATGAATTTGGGTTCAATTTGGATAGAAAAGTCTTGGTCGATGACGTCCAAGTTTTGTTGCATGTTGAGTCTGATGATAAAGCGAAATATAATCCATATGAGGACTTTGccaaattggaaaataaGAATTCATATCTAGCTCcttcaaaaattcaaaagaatgtttattttgaaacaGAAGGGTGGTTGGAATCAtctgtttattttttaccCGATTTGCAAAAAGGGCTGATTATCAAGGGTCCGTCtattataattgataaCACACAAACAATTCTAGTTGAGCCACGCTCCAAGGCAGCAATTCTAACTGACCATATATTAATCGAAGTAGAACAAGAGAAAAAGTTAGAActttcaaaaacaacaattgatcCTATTCAGTTGTCTGTATTTGGACACAGGTTCATGTCAGTAGCTGAACAAATGGGTAGGACATTACAGCAAACTGCAATATCTAcaaatattaaagaaaGGTTAGATTTTTCATGTGCCATATTTGATAGCAATGGTGATTTAATCGCCAATGCCCCACATATTCCAATTCATTTGGGTTCTATGTCTTATGCAGTCAAAGCTCAGATCGAATTGTGGAAAGGGAAACTACATCATGGTGATGTATTGGTTTCAAACCATCCCAAAGCTGGCGGATCGCACTTGCCAGATATTACAGTTATCACGCCAGTTTTAGACAAATCTAACAACCCTCTTTTCTGGACTGCTTCAAGAGGGCATCATGCTGATATTGGTTCTATAGCGGTAGGATCAATGCCACCAAATTCTAAAACCATTTATGATGAAGGTGCTGCTATAATCACACATAAGTTGTGCAACAAAGGTGTATTCGACGAGGAAGGGGTCATCAAAATTTTGGTTGAAGAACCAGCCAAACATCCTGGTGGATCAGGAACTAGAACGTTGAGTGATAACATATCTGATTTGAAAGCACAGGTCGCAGCAAATTATAAAGGTATCACTTTATTGAACAGAATGGTGGAAGAGTTTACGTTTGaagttattgatttatacaTGAAAGGTATCCAATCTACTGCCGAGATCTCAGTCCGAAACTTGTTGAAATTGGCATATAAGAAATTTGGGggtaataaattaaaaggTGTCGATTATTTGGATGACGGAACTGCAATTGCTTTGACAGTTGACATTAATCCAGAAACAGGGTCGGCGTTGTTCGATTTTAGTGAATCGGGAGATGAAGTATACGGTAACTTGAATGCTCCAAGGGCAATATTGTATTCGGCCGTGCTCTATGTATTGAGATGTTTAATCAGTACTGATATCCCTCTTAATAATGGCTGCTTGAGACCAATAGAATTTAGTACGAGAGAAGGGTCGATTGTCAATCCGTCTTACGATGCAGCAGTAGTTGGTGGAAATGTTGAAACCACTCAAAGGATTGTAGATGTGATGCTAAAGACTTTTCAAGCTGCTGCAGGATCACAGGGAActtgtaataatttcacTTTTGGGACGAATGATCCAACCAAGGGTATATCCTTTGGATATTACGAAACAATATGTGGCGGCTCTGGTGCTGGTCCCACATGGGATGGTCAATCGGTGGTCCAATGTCATACTACAAATACAAGAATGACCGATACAGAGTTATTTGAGAAAAGATATCCTGTGTTGGTTCATGAATATTCAGTTCGTCAAAATTCAGGAGGTAGAGGGTTTCATAAAGGTGGAGACGGTGTTGTTCGAGATATAGAGTTTTTGTATCCTTTGGAAGTTTCGTGTTTGATGGAAAGAAGATCATTAGCCCCATATGGGTTGTTGGGTGGTGGTGAAGGTGCTCGTGGTATCAATTATTGGTATCAGAAATTGGATAACGGGAGGTATAGAAAGAAGTCGTTGGGTGGGAAATGTACTGTTAAAGTGGGAGCGGGTGACAGAATTGTAATTAAAACTCCAGGTGGGGGCGGATTTGGTGAGCTGTTGCCAGGAGAGTTGAATTTCCCCATTGAGAGCTCGCGTCCCAGTGTCTTAACGGGATCTGTGGGGGTTAGAAAAATCACCCAACAAACTAATTGA
- a CDS encoding uncharacterized metal-binding protein, putative — MAKGKNKSNDERSSKSRTSNGHKSKQHHIRKGRQEISASSATSKSSTSFPTKLAMWDFDHCDPKRCSGKKLERLGLIKNLRVGQKFQGIVVSPNGKSIVCPDDKEIVETNGAAVVECSWARLDEIPFSKIGGKNERLLPYLVAANPVNYGRPWRLNCVEALAACFAIVGHTDWAELLLQNFSWGLTFLKINQELIELYQQCTDSESITKAQEQWLEKIAQEAKERKNQAHNEDVWMMGNVNRQEDDKEFDSCSDDEVATDSASDKEYDNLGNIIEKRKYDSLGNEIIESEAKYDSLGNIVASDEGTDEEDNDGVSISEKERDTVCDNLGNAVVKENITKHMNSLSI; from the coding sequence ATGGCTAAAGGAAAGAATAAAAGTAACGACGAGAGATCATCCAAGTCCCGTACATCAAATGGTCACAAATCTAAACAACATCATATACGTAAGGGAAGACAAGAAATTTCAGCTTCATCAGCCAcatctaaatcatcaacttcCTTCCCTACTAAGTTGGCAATGTGGGATTTTGATCATTGTGATCCTAAAAGATGTAGTGGTAAGAAATTAGAACGATTAGGGTTGATTAAGAACCTTAGAGTTGGGCAAAAATTCCAAGGAATAGTTGTTAGTCCCAATGGTAAATCTATCGTATGTCCTGATGACAAGGAGATTGTCGAAACTAATGGAGCTGCAGTTGTCGAATGTTCATGGGCAAGATTAGATGAGATTCCATTTAGTAAGATAGGTGGGAAAAACGAAAGATTATTACCCTATTTAGTGGCAGCAAATCCTGTAAATTATGGTCGTCCGTGGAGATTAAACTGCGTTGAGGCTTTAGCTGCATGTTTTGCAATAGTAGGACATACAGATTGGGCAGAATTATTACTACAAAATTTCTCTTGGGGGTTAACGTTTTTAAAGATCAACCAGGAGTTAATAGAATTGTATCAACAATGTACTGACTCGGAGAGTATTACCAAGGCACAAGAGCAGTGGCTAGAAAAAATAGCACAAGAAgccaaagaaagaaaaaaccaGGCACACAACGAAGATGTGTGGATGATGGGGAATGTCAACAGACAAGAAGATGATAAAGAGTTTGATAGCTGCAGTGATGACGAAGTCGCAACTGATAGTGCAAGTGATAAAGAATACGATAATTTGGGTAATATaatagaaaaaagaaaatatgaTTCACTTGGTAACGAAATAATAGAAAGTGAAGCTAAGTACGACTCATTAGGGAATATCGTTGCAAGCGATGAAGGAACTGACGAGGAAGACAATGACGGAGTTAGCATCAGTGAGAAAGAGAGGGATACCGTCTGTGACAACTTAGGAAATGCTGttgtaaaagaaaatattacCAAACACATGAACTCCTTGAGCATATAG